The Siniperca chuatsi isolate FFG_IHB_CAS linkage group LG2, ASM2008510v1, whole genome shotgun sequence genome window below encodes:
- the lrrn2 gene encoding leucine-rich repeat neuronal protein 2 translates to MRPTLVFLQTQCLLCVFAGLCVPGVVGSLPHALPWHVSCPVQCVCQIKPWFSPDSVYHEAPTVDCNDLLLTKLPLPIPTNTHTLRLQSNLLSELDTAVLHRLPNLTDLDLSQNRFSRVRTITQSSSLPSLLSLHLEENHLSRLPDASFSSLPTLQELFLSHNNLHSIAPGAFIGLDSLLRLHINNNRLTTVDPRWFRALPRLEVLMLGGNPVEAMPERGFLALKSLRSLVLGGMGLRGLAEKALEGLEGLESLSFYDNLLTKVPTQALRRVPGLKFLDLNKNRIKLIETGDFRDMVHLKELGLNNMEELVSIERAALENLPELTKLEITNNPRLSYIHPQAFHQLSRLESLMLNSNSLSALHQHIMLSLPSLQEVSLHSNPLRCDCLFHWAAKEASHPHIEDTQTDTQTPRMVRFIQPQATLCSEPPELRARRVREVSSSEMSASCLPMIPTSSLPSYVGVREGGKLVLHCRALADPQPELYWVTPSGLRLGPAPSHASKGLPAPALSHSLTASEGFNHTSASSISPSQAQDDTPCNPSKHYRLLPEGTLEMNKVTPSEAGLYTCVAENALGADTRSVTVGVHGREKKRKRGMAANMKGYPLFRADARLEVRGVGQHYAILSWQNERNLPSTRLSWQAIYSNAHMPTYTTRILAGTQSFNLTHLRAETFYRVCLHLGLSEGAKHTSRRSIESRKTQCVSFRTKDVPEPQPSLQLSPELTSTAVTLLLLALILLLLAGKGWDTESGEGAGKHHSTILQEIKSPKSLIINQKTEGRNEHQPKQSEKLLLHQDC, encoded by the coding sequence ATGAGGCCGACTTTAGTGTTTCTACAGACACagtgtctcctgtgtgtgttcgCTGGTTTATGTGTGCCTGGCGTTGTGGGCTCACTACCTCACGCACTACCATGGCACGTCTCCTGTCcggtgcagtgtgtgtgtcagatcaAGCCGTGGTTCTCCCCTGATTCTGTCTACCATGAAGCTCCTACTGTGGACTGCAACGACCTGCTGTTGACCAAGCTCCCCTTACCCATACCaacgaacacacacaccctgcgcCTGCAGAGTAACCTTCTGTCTGAGCTCGACACTGCGGTGCTGCACAGACTCCCCAACCTCACCGACCTTGACCTTTCCCAGAATCGCTTCAGCCGTGTCAGGACAATAACTCAGAGCTCCTCCCTgccctctctgctgtctctacaCCTGGAGGAAAACCATCTCAGTCGTCTCCCCgatgcctccttctcctcactgCCAACTTTGCAGGAACTCTTTCTCAGCCACAATAACTTACACTCAATAGCACCTGGAGCCTTCATTGGTCTGGACTCCCTACTGCGTCTGCATATCAACAACAACAGACTCACCACTGTTGACCCTAGGTGGTTCAGGGCTTTGCCTCGCTTGGAGGTTCTCATGCTTGGAGGAAACCCTGTGGAGGCCATGCCAGAGCGAGGCTTCCTGGCCCTGAAATCCCTCCGGAGTCTTGTCCTTGGTGGTATGGGTCTGAGAGGCTTGGCTGAAAAAGCACTGGAAGGGTTGGAGGGCCTGGAGAGCCTCTCCTTCTACGATAACCTGCTTACAAAGGTCCCCACTCAGGCCCTGAGGAGAGTGCCAGGACTTAAGTTCCTCGACCTCAACAAGAACCGCATAAAACTGATCGAGACAGGAGACTTCCGAGACATGGTCCACCTTAAGGAGCTCGGCCTGAACAACATGGAGGAGCTGGTGTCCATTGAGAGAGCCGCCCTGGAGAACCTTCCAGAGCTCACCAAGCTCGAGATCACCAACAACCCACGACTGTCCTACATTCATCCGCAGGCTTTCCACCAGCTGAGCAGGCTGGAGAGTCTAATGCTCAACTCCAACTCTCTGAGTGCTCTGCACCAGCACATCATGCTCTCCCTGCCGAGTCTTCAGGAGGTCAGTTTACACTCCAACCCACTGCGATGTGACTGCCTGTTTCACTGGGCCGCCAAGGAGGCCTCTCACCCTCACATTGAAGACACACAAacggacacacaaacacctcgGATGGTGCGTTTCATCCAACCCCAGGCCACACTGTGCTCTGAACCACCAGAGTTGAGAGCTCGCAGGGTGAGAGAGGTGTCCTCCAGTGAGATGTCGGCCTCATGCCTCCCCATGATCCCTACCAGCTCCCTCCCTTCCTATGTTGGGGTAAGAGAAGGAGGAAAACTGGTCTTACACTGCCGAGCTCTTGCAGATCCACAGCCTGAACTGTACTGGGTGACTCCATCTGGGCTGAGACTTGGTCCTGCACCGAGCCATGCATCCAAAGGTTTACCAGCTCCTGCTCTAAGCCACAGCCTGACAGCCTCTGAGGGATTCAACCACACATCCGCCTCCAGCATCTCTCCCAGCCAGGCTCAAGATGATACTCCCTGTAACCCCTCCAAACACTACCGGCTACTGCCTGAGGGAACTCTGGAGATGAACAAGGTAACCCCCAGCGAGGCAGGATTGTATACCTGTGTAGCTGAGAATGCACTGGGAGCAGATACACGCAGTGTTACTGTGGGTGTGCatggcagagaaaagaaaagaaagagggggaTGGCTGCTAATATGAAGGGATATCCTTTATTCAGAGCGGATGCCAGGTTGGAGGTGAGGGGGGTCGGACAACACTATGCTATCCTGTCCTGGCAGAACGAGCGCAACCTCCCTTCGACTCGTCTATCCTGGCAAGCCATATACTCAAATGCACACATGCCCACATACACCACACGCATCCTGGCTGGCACACAGAGCTTCAACCTGACCCACCTGCGAGCAGAGACGTTTTACCGAGTGTGTCTACATTTAGGGCTCAGTGAAGGTGCCAAGCATACCAGCAGGAGATCAATTGAGAGCAGAAAGACTCAGTGTGTTTCATTCAGGACAAAGGATGTCCCAGAGCCTCAGCCCAGCCTGCAGCTAAGCCCAGAGCTGACCTCCACAGCAGTCACACTACTGCTCCTCGCACtcatactgctgctgctggcaggCAAGGGTTGGGACACTGAGTCTGGCGAGGGGGCAGGAAAGCACCACAGTACCATCCTCCAGGAAATCAAAAGTCCCAAGTCTCTGATCATCAATCAAAAGACAGAAGGGAGGAATGAACATCAGCCAAAGCAGAGTGAGAAACTGCTATTACATCAGGACTGCTGA